The DNA segment TGAAGCTAAAAATCAATCGCAGTGAATTTGCCAAAGCTGTGGCTATAGCTCAGCGAGCTATCTCGTCTCGATCCACCATTCAAATTCTGGAAGGCTTCTGTTTAAAAGCAGCAGATAATATCGTAACGCTGATTGCATCCGATACAGAAATTACTATTAAAACTCAATTAAGCGCTATTGTTGATGAAGGAGGAGACATTGTAGTCAATGCCCGTCTCTTTGGCGATATCATTCGTAAATTTCAAGGAGATACCATCGATTTGAGCGTCAACGGCACCACGATGCTCTTAAAATGTGAACAGTCCACATTTACGCTTCAATGTCAATCTACTGACGAATTTCCTCTGTTGCCGAGTTTTGAAATAGACCATGATTTTACTTTAGAAGGACATACATTAAAAGAAGCTATACGTAAAACGTCCTTTGCCGTGTCGTTAGATGAAACACGTCCTGTATTTACCGGAGTGTTTATGGATTTGAAAAACGACGGTATCCATTTTGTGGCTTTGGACGGTTTTCGCATGGCTTTTAAAACTGTGGATGTCACGACCGAAGATGGATCCGCCATTATTCCGGCACGAAGTCTCAATGAACTTTTAAAAATTTTAGGAGATGAGCAGGTTCGTGTGCAGCTTTCAAAGAATATGGCTATGTTTTCTACAGATACTACTGTGCTCTATACGACCCTTTTAAGCGGTGATTTTTTCAATTATGAAGCTCTGATTACCAAAGAGTATGCCACTGAAGTTGAAGTGGATCATAGAAGTTTTCAAGCTTCTCTCGAACGGGCAAGTCTTCTTGCTAAAGAAGACAGAGCTAATTTGGTGAAGATTGAAGTGAGTTCAGATCAGTTGAAAATTTCCTCCAATTCCGAAATTGGTAATGTGGAAGAATTGGTGCCTTGTACCACGATAGGTAAACCGGTGCGTATTGCTTTTAATTCAAAATATCTGTTGGATGGTATTAAAATTTTGGAATCCGAGTCGTTAAAGCTTCACTTAACCGACTCTGTCAACCCATGTATTATACGGGAAGATGACTTAAGTTATCTCTATCTGGTTCTTCCGGTACGTCTTGCGGAACAGGGGTAAGCCATGGATGATTATATTAAACTGGATAGTTTTTTAAAATTTGTAGGGGCTGTTTCCACCGGCGGTGAAGCTAAGCTGGTTATTCAACAAGGGGATGTTTTGGTAAATGGTGAAGTGGAAACCCGTCGAGGTAAAAAACTGAGACAGGGTGATACCGTGACATTCATGGATACCGAGTATAGCGTTGAAGGATTATGAGACTGAGTAAACTTCACCTCCTCAACTTTAGAAATTATGGGCGGGCGTATTTTGAGCCGGATCCGGGAATGAACCTGCTCATCGGTCCGAATGCCATCGGCAAGACGAATCTTTTGGAGAGTATTTATCTATTGGTGAGTGCCCGGAGTTTTCGGACTGTCAACGCCGAAGATATGATTAAAAAGGATCGAAGTGAATCGGTCATTACCGGGTTGGTGGAAGATGGCGTCTATGAAGATCGACTTGAAATTCATTTAAAACGAGAAGCTAAAAATACCTATGCCATTAATGAGGAGAAGTTTAACAGTCGCACCTACCAAAAGGATTACAATGCGGTAGTCTTTACACCTCAAGATTTGAATATGGTGCGCCTGGGTCCTCAGGAACGGCGTTGGTACTTGGATACTTTGCTT comes from the Peptoniphilus equinus genome and includes:
- the dnaN gene encoding DNA polymerase III subunit beta → MKLKINRSEFAKAVAIAQRAISSRSTIQILEGFCLKAADNIVTLIASDTEITIKTQLSAIVDEGGDIVVNARLFGDIIRKFQGDTIDLSVNGTTMLLKCEQSTFTLQCQSTDEFPLLPSFEIDHDFTLEGHTLKEAIRKTSFAVSLDETRPVFTGVFMDLKNDGIHFVALDGFRMAFKTVDVTTEDGSAIIPARSLNELLKILGDEQVRVQLSKNMAMFSTDTTVLYTTLLSGDFFNYEALITKEYATEVEVDHRSFQASLERASLLAKEDRANLVKIEVSSDQLKISSNSEIGNVEELVPCTTIGKPVRIAFNSKYLLDGIKILESESLKLHLTDSVNPCIIREDDLSYLYLVLPVRLAEQG
- a CDS encoding RNA-binding S4 domain-containing protein, with protein sequence MDDYIKLDSFLKFVGAVSTGGEAKLVIQQGDVLVNGEVETRRGKKLRQGDTVTFMDTEYSVEGL